One region of Bacteroidota bacterium genomic DNA includes:
- the recO gene encoding DNA repair protein RecO, which produces MALVTDEAVILRTVNYGDTSKILTLYSRNNGKINCIVKGARNIKSRVLGVIEPFNHITIVFYNKENRDLQMLSKAETIKNFRVIKTDLDKLTISYRILETMNKAVYDKEHSNELFELLIKSFTYINESNPEKSAENFISYLYFQVHLCELLGISPIDKIETEGDTFKSREMFLNRPQYEMIKYILENDIVKMDSGMAANETILNLMSIYDKYLADHTENFIKLKTVRVFNQMN; this is translated from the coding sequence ATGGCATTAGTAACAGACGAAGCGGTTATATTAAGAACGGTAAACTACGGTGATACGAGTAAAATTCTCACTCTGTACTCGCGCAACAACGGCAAGATAAACTGTATCGTGAAAGGTGCTCGGAATATAAAATCCCGAGTGCTCGGAGTTATAGAGCCGTTCAATCATATTACTATTGTTTTCTATAATAAAGAGAACAGGGATTTACAGATGCTTTCAAAAGCTGAAACGATAAAAAATTTCAGAGTTATAAAAACGGATTTAGATAAGCTGACTATCTCCTACCGGATTCTCGAAACTATGAATAAAGCTGTTTACGATAAAGAGCACAGCAATGAATTATTTGAGCTTTTAATAAAATCGTTTACCTACATAAACGAAAGTAATCCCGAAAAATCTGCTGAAAATTTTATTTCTTATTTATATTTTCAGGTGCATTTATGCGAGCTTTTGGGTATCTCCCCCATCGATAAAATTGAGACTGAAGGTGATACTTTTAAATCCAGAGAGATGTTTTTAAACAGACCTCAGTATGAAATGATTAAGTATATTCTGGAGAACGATATAGTGAAAATGGATTCCGGCATGGCGGCAAATGAAACAATTTTGAATTTAATGAGTATTTATGATAAGTATTTAGCGGACCATACCGAAAACTTTATTAAATTAAAAACGGTTAGAGTCTTTAATCAAATGAATTAA
- a CDS encoding PD40 domain-containing protein — MRKYQKYFLLFIVPLAFIYSSCNKNEDIVSVIPEIEYENHDDYAMWTSDGSKMIYYGYENDSTKGTYLLDMTGLQGINKRKISDNYFIQLTSDGNSAYYYSYYSGIFKRRLEGDTSAVLISTVRTVQSISNDGQWLAYQSGENSPSSLGFVWKIRIDGTHKKRLVYAPTEGEIRDPTWFPDGIRLSVLRYFVSDEFDAPQIAIIDTNGNSTTLTHDNQWKHSPKVSPDGNYVTYYTFKNNGTVCVVKTDGSEVRELTAGFSVNPGWSSDSKFVTYTNVIKGDGRIWAVPVTGGLQTKITE, encoded by the coding sequence ATGAGAAAATATCAAAAGTATTTTTTGCTGTTTATAGTACCTTTAGCCTTCATTTATTCTTCCTGCAATAAAAACGAAGACATAGTATCTGTCATTCCGGAAATTGAATATGAAAACCACGATGACTACGCAATGTGGACTTCAGACGGCAGTAAAATGATTTACTACGGCTATGAAAATGACAGTACTAAAGGAACATATTTATTAGATATGACCGGCTTACAGGGAATTAACAAAAGGAAAATAAGTGACAATTATTTTATTCAGCTTACTTCAGATGGCAACTCTGCATATTATTATTCATATTACAGCGGAATATTCAAAAGACGTTTAGAAGGGGATACATCAGCAGTTCTGATAAGCACAGTTCGAACCGTTCAATCAATAAGCAATGACGGACAATGGCTGGCATATCAGTCAGGAGAAAACAGCCCCAGCAGCCTCGGTTTTGTATGGAAAATCAGAATTGACGGAACTCACAAGAAAAGACTTGTCTATGCACCAACAGAAGGCGAAATTCGGGACCCGACCTGGTTTCCCGACGGAATCCGATTATCAGTACTTCGGTATTTCGTCAGCGACGAATTTGATGCTCCGCAAATTGCCATAATAGATACAAATGGCAATTCAACAACATTAACACATGATAATCAGTGGAAACATAGCCCTAAAGTATCGCCGGATGGCAATTATGTAACGTACTATACTTTTAAAAATAATGGAACGGTATGCGTTGTGAAAACTGATGGCTCCGAAGTTCGCGAGTTAACCGCGGGATTTAGTGTGAACCCCGGATGGAGTTCAGACAGTAAATTTGTTACATATACTAATGTAATTAAAGGGGACGGACGGATATGGGCAGTTCCTGTAACAGGCGGTCTGCAAACTAAAATCACCGAGTGA
- a CDS encoding carboxymuconolactone decarboxylase family protein, producing MKNSTAILDLCELVSCIAGKKTIYIDEILQKMKNKRVNPYKIYESMLQIYLFCGFPATIIGIQAFSKHFKISISKESYNLKIFKARGKLNCKEVYQSNYEKLIHNFDKMSPDLAEWMIVEGYGKVLGRKNLSLKERELVNVAILCTNYYEHQLFSHLKGSMNTGNNKDLIEKVIMKTTKFNLKSNVKNALKLLKKC from the coding sequence ATGAAAAATTCAACTGCAATACTGGATTTATGTGAGCTTGTATCTTGTATCGCAGGCAAAAAAACTATTTATATTGATGAAATCCTTCAAAAAATGAAAAATAAAAGGGTTAACCCTTATAAAATATACGAATCTATGCTGCAAATATACCTCTTTTGCGGCTTTCCGGCTACAATTATTGGTATACAAGCCTTCTCCAAACACTTTAAAATAAGCATTTCTAAAGAAAGTTATAATTTAAAAATATTTAAAGCCCGCGGTAAGCTCAATTGTAAGGAAGTATATCAGTCAAATTATGAGAAACTTATCCACAATTTTGATAAAATGAGCCCTGATCTGGCCGAGTGGATGATTGTTGAAGGCTATGGCAAAGTCCTGGGCCGTAAAAATCTTTCTTTAAAAGAACGTGAATTAGTAAATGTAGCAATCCTTTGTACAAATTATTACGAGCATCAGTTATTTTCTCATTTAAAAGGTTCGATGAATACAGGTAACAATAAAGACTTAATTGAGAAAGTTATCATGAAAACCACTAAATTCAACCTTAAAAGTAATGTGAAAAACGCTTTAAAATTGTTAAAAAAGTGTTAA
- a CDS encoding sugar kinase, with protein MSLLVVGSMALDTIETPFGKAEYTLGGSATFLSTAASYFTNDIKLVGVVGYDFPKKEIEFLQSKGIDTAGVEILNDTKTFHWHGKYHYDMNTRDSITTELNALGVFDPKIPDNYKSCEYICLGNIEPTIQQKVIKQITKPEIVMCDTMNFWIESARDEVVKTLGMVDVLVINDGEARQLTDEYNLITAYKKMRDMGPKVIVIKKGEHGAYLFTDDSIFSFPAYPLEKVFDPTGAGDTFAGGMMGWLCRSKNLSEENLKLSVVYGSTMASLCVEEFSLEGIRNLSADKIRERYNAFRKLTHFEGIEI; from the coding sequence ATGAGTCTTCTTGTTGTCGGTTCAATGGCATTGGATACAATTGAAACACCATTTGGCAAAGCTGAATACACGCTTGGCGGTTCAGCGACTTTTCTATCAACTGCAGCGTCTTATTTTACTAATGATATTAAACTTGTTGGCGTAGTTGGTTACGATTTTCCTAAAAAAGAAATTGAATTTTTACAATCTAAAGGAATTGATACTGCCGGAGTAGAAATACTTAATGATACTAAAACATTTCACTGGCATGGTAAATATCATTACGATATGAACACACGTGACTCAATTACAACTGAACTTAATGCGCTTGGAGTATTCGACCCTAAGATTCCTGATAATTACAAATCCTGTGAATATATTTGTCTCGGTAATATTGAACCTACAATTCAGCAGAAAGTAATAAAACAAATTACTAAGCCTGAAATTGTAATGTGCGATACTATGAACTTCTGGATTGAAAGCGCGCGGGATGAAGTAGTCAAGACTTTAGGAATGGTAGATGTGCTGGTTATTAACGACGGAGAAGCAAGACAGCTTACAGATGAATATAATCTTATTACCGCTTATAAAAAGATGCGCGATATGGGACCAAAAGTTATCGTAATCAAAAAAGGCGAGCACGGCGCATATTTATTTACAGATGACTCAATCTTCTCCTTCCCTGCCTACCCGCTTGAGAAAGTTTTTGACCCAACAGGAGCAGGTGATACATTTGCAGGTGGTATGATGGGATGGCTTTGCAGATCAAAAAATCTGTCAGAAGAGAATTTAAAACTATCTGTTGTTTACGGCAGCACAATGGCTTCACTTTGCGTTGAAGAGTTTTCATTGGAAGGAATTAGAAATTTATCTGCAGATAAAATCCGTGAGAGATATAATGCTTTCAGAAAACTGACACACTTTGAAGGAATAGAGATATAA
- a CDS encoding T9SS type A sorting domain-containing protein: MFFIFSALGVANTKIHSKFSNGKGSGAGLYADDYKLYQNYPNPFNPSTVIGFKLNQSGYVSLKVYNLVGNVVATLIGEYKQEGNYEVTFDASNLTAGVYLYKLQINDFSSVKRMTLIK, from the coding sequence ATGTTTTTTATTTTTAGCGCTTTAGGGGTAGCTAATACTAAAATACATTCCAAATTCTCAAACGGTAAGGGTTCCGGTGCAGGTCTGTACGCAGACGATTATAAACTGTATCAGAATTACCCAAATCCTTTCAACCCATCTACAGTAATCGGTTTTAAGTTGAATCAAAGCGGTTATGTTTCTTTAAAAGTTTATAACTTAGTAGGAAATGTAGTGGCAACTTTAATCGGAGAGTATAAACAAGAGGGCAATTATGAAGTGACTTTTGATGCTTCAAACCTCACGGCAGGTGTTTATCTCTACAAATTACAAATTAATGATTTTAGTTCAGTCAAGCGTATGACGCTGATTAAATAA
- a CDS encoding T9SS type A sorting domain-containing protein — MKKHFLFFLLASLIYPIVVTAQWVQTPIVTNPGTVNSLHSEGSNIAAASWGVSISTDNGTSWRTTSFTHETGSVLLNNNTIFAGTRENPPAGIFKSSDLGITWSQTSINDRIINAFAKTSSAIFAGSNTGEIYKSTDNGETWTQSTLVNFTPDIIFTLAVSGNTVFAGVRFGGVMVSTDNGNTFTQTSLMNNLDVNAIAVSGNNIFAGTNFEGVYLSTDNGLSWNQTAMNSESVQTLLISGNKIFAGLYNGGLKYSTNNGASWLQTSLVSDFVYSLTSSIGTLITGTFSGALISTDNGASWSQSNLSFNSINAITTKNNLVFASKGGTGVYVSSDNGATWNQTIGPAAYSLASNSTRVYAGAYNGIFISSNNGTSWLQTGVIAQARYVAVNDNYAFAGYHGIWRGNLTGNPWIQTSFNGGVVTSLTGQGSNVYAGTENNGVYISPDNGVTWNQTSLNDKTVKSIVVNGSSIFAGTLNFGVYYSSNNGTSWVQTSLNNRTINSLAVRGQFIFAGSEGDNNFYVSSDNGSTWTLMNAGMEQSTIHSLALSDNFAFAGTTEKNIFRLPLGLVGVQQTASEIPDKFSLSQNYPNPFNPSTNINYQLRINSFVSLKIFNVSGKEVARLVNEMQNAGSYSVHFDASNLASGIYFYKIEAGEFKETKRMMLIK; from the coding sequence ATGAAAAAACATTTCTTGTTTTTCCTTTTAGCGTCCCTGATATACCCGATAGTAGTAACTGCACAATGGGTTCAAACACCAATAGTAACAAATCCCGGTACAGTCAATTCTTTACACTCTGAAGGCAGCAATATAGCTGCTGCTTCATGGGGAGTCTCAATCTCTACCGATAACGGAACTTCATGGCGAACGACTTCTTTCACACATGAAACCGGTTCCGTCTTATTAAACAACAATACAATTTTTGCAGGCACAAGAGAAAATCCTCCCGCCGGTATTTTCAAGTCATCTGATCTGGGAATAACCTGGAGCCAGACTTCTATTAATGACCGTATCATTAATGCATTTGCAAAAACATCTAGTGCAATTTTTGCGGGCTCCAACACAGGTGAGATCTACAAATCAACTGATAATGGGGAGACGTGGACTCAGTCTACGCTTGTAAACTTTACTCCGGATATTATATTCACCTTAGCAGTTTCCGGTAATACTGTATTTGCAGGAGTGCGATTCGGAGGTGTAATGGTTTCCACCGATAACGGGAATACATTTACTCAGACATCTCTGATGAATAATCTTGATGTGAATGCAATTGCTGTTTCAGGCAATAATATTTTTGCGGGTACAAATTTCGAAGGAGTCTATTTATCCACGGATAACGGATTATCCTGGAATCAAACTGCAATGAACAGCGAAAGTGTTCAGACACTTTTAATAAGCGGTAATAAAATTTTTGCAGGACTTTATAACGGGGGACTGAAATACTCAACCAATAACGGAGCCTCATGGCTGCAAACTTCACTTGTTTCGGATTTTGTATACTCACTTACTTCATCAATAGGAACACTTATTACCGGAACATTCAGCGGCGCTTTGATATCAACTGATAATGGCGCAAGCTGGAGCCAAAGTAATCTTAGCTTTAATTCCATTAACGCAATAACAACAAAAAATAATTTAGTATTTGCCTCTAAAGGAGGAACCGGAGTTTATGTTTCTTCTGATAACGGAGCAACATGGAATCAAACCATCGGACCTGCAGCTTACTCACTTGCATCTAACTCAACAAGAGTTTATGCAGGCGCATATAACGGAATATTCATATCATCAAATAACGGTACTAGCTGGCTGCAGACGGGAGTGATTGCGCAAGCCAGGTACGTTGCCGTTAATGATAATTATGCTTTTGCAGGATATCACGGAATCTGGAGAGGTAATCTTACAGGAAATCCGTGGATACAAACTTCCTTTAATGGAGGAGTTGTAACATCGCTGACCGGACAAGGCTCTAATGTTTATGCCGGAACAGAAAATAACGGAGTTTATATTTCACCTGATAACGGTGTAACATGGAATCAGACTTCACTGAATGATAAAACAGTTAAATCCATAGTTGTGAACGGCAGTTCTATTTTTGCCGGTACATTAAACTTTGGAGTTTATTACTCATCAAATAACGGCACAAGCTGGGTACAGACTTCATTAAATAACAGAACGATAAATTCACTTGCTGTAAGAGGGCAGTTTATTTTTGCCGGCTCGGAAGGGGACAATAACTTCTATGTCTCTTCAGATAATGGCAGCACATGGACTTTAATGAATGCCGGTATGGAGCAATCAACAATTCATTCACTTGCACTCAGCGATAATTTTGCATTTGCGGGAACAACGGAAAAAAATATTTTCAGATTGCCGCTTGGATTAGTGGGAGTTCAACAAACCGCTTCAGAAATTCCTGATAAATTTTCTTTATCGCAGAACTACCCTAATCCGTTTAATCCTTCTACAAATATTAATTATCAATTAAGAATTAACTCATTTGTTAGCCTTAAAATTTTTAATGTCAGCGGGAAGGAAGTTGCAAGATTAGTGAATGAAATGCAGAATGCCGGAAGTTACTCAGTTCATTTCGATGCATCGAATCTTGCTAGCGGAATTTATTTTTATAAAATTGAGGCAGGGGAATTTAAAGAGACTAAAAGAATGATGCTGATAAAATAA
- a CDS encoding Do family serine endopeptidase — MSKKSVIAAAFLVMFAVAFGGILIASFSGVRPIVANTPVDFKTTPPISTPNATLKGLNEGFVEISKAVTPTVVNIEVTGSSKGENNPHQDIPFFFGPDGQQMPDQDMPSKGTGTGFIISKDGYIMTNNHVVKNANDNGIKVQLNDKREFTAKLIGTDPNTDVAVIKIDANDLPVASVGNSDEVQVGQWVLAIGNPLQLNSTVTAGIVSALGRNINIDGNSYAINNFIQTDAAINPGNSGGPLVDINGSVIGINSAIKSQSGYYQGYGFAIPINLAKNVATELIKSGKISRGYIGVSIKDVDMKEAKGLGLDKARGVLVQDVIKGGAGEDAGVKIGDVILSVDGKDVNAANELQSIIGQKHPGETAALKIFRDGKTSDLTVTLKARDENQNAASNNPKKEEESNKSEPSAKSFDKTGFSVTELTSAQKQKFDVNGGAYVTSVKRFSESFDRGLREGLVIIEADKKSISGVDDLDAMISKKSKGDILVLKVKSPEGQVRLVAIEIQ; from the coding sequence ATGTCAAAAAAATCAGTAATAGCCGCGGCTTTCTTAGTTATGTTTGCTGTAGCATTTGGCGGAATATTAATCGCTAGCTTCAGCGGAGTAAGACCGATAGTTGCTAACACACCAGTAGATTTCAAAACTACCCCTCCGATTTCAACACCTAATGCAACTCTTAAAGGGCTGAACGAAGGCTTTGTTGAAATTTCCAAAGCTGTAACACCAACAGTAGTTAATATAGAAGTAACGGGAAGTTCAAAGGGTGAAAATAATCCTCATCAGGATATTCCATTCTTTTTCGGACCTGACGGCCAGCAAATGCCGGACCAGGATATGCCGAGCAAAGGAACAGGTACAGGATTCATTATCAGCAAAGACGGCTATATAATGACGAACAATCACGTTGTTAAGAATGCCAACGATAACGGTATTAAAGTACAGCTTAATGATAAGAGAGAATTTACAGCCAAATTAATCGGAACTGACCCAAACACTGATGTTGCCGTTATTAAAATCGATGCAAACGATTTACCTGTTGCATCAGTCGGTAACTCAGACGAAGTACAGGTCGGGCAGTGGGTTCTTGCAATCGGTAATCCCCTTCAGCTGAATTCTACCGTTACAGCAGGTATCGTTTCTGCTCTCGGAAGAAATATCAATATTGACGGCAACAGCTATGCTATAAATAATTTTATACAAACAGATGCAGCAATTAATCCGGGTAACAGCGGCGGTCCGTTAGTAGATATTAACGGTTCAGTTATCGGAATCAATTCTGCAATCAAATCACAAAGCGGATATTATCAGGGTTACGGATTTGCTATTCCAATTAATTTAGCAAAGAATGTCGCAACTGAATTAATAAAATCTGGAAAGATAAGCAGAGGATATATCGGAGTTTCTATTAAGGATGTAGATATGAAGGAAGCAAAAGGATTAGGACTTGATAAGGCACGCGGTGTACTTGTACAGGATGTTATTAAAGGCGGCGCAGGTGAAGATGCTGGTGTAAAAATCGGTGACGTTATTTTATCGGTTGACGGAAAAGATGTTAACGCAGCAAACGAACTTCAGTCAATCATCGGACAAAAACATCCGGGAGAAACAGCTGCTTTGAAAATCTTCAGAGACGGTAAAACATCTGACTTAACTGTTACTTTAAAAGCGAGAGATGAAAATCAAAATGCTGCAAGTAACAACCCTAAGAAAGAAGAAGAAAGCAATAAATCAGAACCAAGCGCAAAATCTTTTGATAAGACCGGATTTTCTGTAACTGAGTTAACAAGCGCGCAAAAACAGAAATTTGATGTTAACGGCGGAGCTTATGTTACATCTGTAAAAAGGTTCTCAGAAAGTTTTGACAGAGGATTAAGAGAAGGTTTAGTAATTATTGAAGCGGATAAAAAAAGCATAAGCGGTGTAGATGATTTAGATGCAATGATTAGCAAAAAATCCAAAGGCGATATACTTGTATTAAAAGTAAAATCACCTGAAGGACAGGTAAGACTTGTTGCAATAGAAATTCAGTAA
- a CDS encoding T9SS type A sorting domain-containing protein, whose amino-acid sequence MITKLTYALAAFACLFYTTSLFSQPLEYDTFDKKALPNWTWGGLEMKYSHETDNAENGYAELIYSTPLKANNYIGKITKYSPILLVSGNFLNVMLQGVKNDVTVKIEVLYDVDNNNKYNDDQDIMLQSKPFSLNYEGWKEVKIKLDEDNFKLISNYKDDFTVTEEDALGIQIEFETGPNYKEGKFESGIAVISEIPNKENLSSMPKFEKQDTSKERESYYKAKNFPNPFNPTTTISFTLPEATNVELTVYDRLGREVVRLLDTSLGAGTHTAEFNAKDYPSGIYFYRIKTTERTEVRKMILSK is encoded by the coding sequence ATGATTACAAAATTAACTTATGCATTAGCGGCATTTGCATGCTTATTTTATACTACCTCATTATTCTCTCAACCTCTCGAGTACGATACTTTTGATAAAAAGGCTCTTCCTAACTGGACCTGGGGCGGTCTGGAAATGAAATACTCACACGAAACAGATAATGCAGAAAACGGTTACGCAGAACTTATTTACAGCACTCCTTTAAAAGCAAACAACTACATTGGAAAAATTACAAAATACTCCCCTATTCTTCTTGTATCAGGTAATTTTTTAAATGTAATGCTACAAGGTGTTAAAAATGATGTTACTGTGAAAATCGAAGTGCTTTACGATGTTGATAACAACAACAAATACAACGATGACCAGGATATTATGCTTCAGTCAAAACCGTTTTCTTTAAACTATGAAGGCTGGAAAGAAGTAAAAATTAAACTTGATGAAGATAACTTTAAATTGATTTCGAATTACAAAGATGATTTCACAGTTACTGAAGAAGATGCTCTTGGTATTCAGATTGAGTTTGAAACAGGTCCAAATTATAAAGAAGGAAAGTTTGAATCAGGCATAGCAGTTATTTCAGAAATTCCTAATAAGGAAAATCTTTCTTCGATGCCGAAATTCGAGAAACAGGATACAAGCAAAGAAAGAGAATCTTACTATAAAGCAAAAAATTTCCCGAATCCTTTCAATCCTACAACAACAATTTCATTTACTTTACCGGAAGCAACAAACGTTGAGCTGACAGTTTATGACAGACTCGGAAGAGAAGTCGTAAGATTACTCGATACCAGTTTAGGCGCAGGAACTCATACAGCAGAATTCAATGCAAAGGATTATCCAAGCGGAATTTATTTCTACAGAATAAAAACAACTGAAAGAACTGAAGTAAGAAAAATGATTTTATCAAAATAA